A window of Rhizobium acidisoli contains these coding sequences:
- a CDS encoding DHA2 family efflux MFS transporter permease subunit, translating to MPRLTPMILAVALFMEQMDSTVIATSLPAIAADIGTSPIALKLAVTSYLVALAIFIPISGWMSDRFGARNIFRLAIFVFMIGSVACAFSNSIAAFVVSRLIQGAGGSMMTPVSRLLLVRGTPRHELVDAMAWLTIPALIGPIMGPPIGGFLTTYLSWHWIFWINVPIGVLGIFLVTRFLPAVEPRSPRPMDFPGFFLCGIGFSGFVFGLSVISLPAVPVIYGYVTVAVGILAGLLYLLHARRTPYPLLDPKMFRYPMFRAAILGASNFRMGLGALPFLMPLMLQLGFGLTPLQSGSVTFVSALGSMGSKFAASRTFNAFGFRTVISITTLLAAICLGINGFFTAETPLPLIMACLLIGGLFRSMAFSGVNAMAFGDVDDADSSQATAINAVAQRISMAMGVAIAGGILEISSSFHGGRLLVSDFHTAFFSVSAISALACITFLRLPRDAGAELTTRRRKRHQPEPEEAIAENS from the coding sequence GTGCCCCGCCTGACACCCATGATCCTTGCGGTCGCCCTGTTCATGGAACAGATGGATTCGACCGTCATCGCCACCAGCCTGCCGGCGATCGCCGCCGATATCGGCACCTCGCCGATCGCGCTGAAGCTTGCTGTCACCAGCTATCTCGTGGCGCTGGCGATCTTCATCCCGATCAGCGGCTGGATGTCCGATCGTTTCGGCGCGCGCAACATCTTCCGTTTGGCGATCTTCGTCTTCATGATCGGCTCGGTCGCCTGCGCCTTTTCCAATTCGATCGCGGCCTTCGTCGTCTCGCGCCTGATCCAGGGCGCCGGCGGCTCGATGATGACGCCGGTCAGCCGCCTGCTGCTGGTCCGGGGAACGCCGCGCCACGAACTCGTCGATGCCATGGCCTGGCTCACCATTCCCGCACTGATCGGCCCGATCATGGGGCCGCCGATCGGCGGTTTCCTCACCACCTATCTCAGCTGGCACTGGATCTTCTGGATCAATGTCCCGATCGGCGTGCTCGGCATCTTCCTCGTCACGCGTTTCCTGCCGGCGGTCGAGCCGCGCAGTCCGCGGCCGATGGATTTTCCGGGCTTCTTCCTTTGCGGCATCGGCTTTTCCGGCTTCGTTTTCGGCCTGTCGGTGATCAGCCTGCCGGCCGTGCCCGTCATCTACGGCTATGTCACGGTGGCCGTCGGCATCCTTGCCGGCCTCCTCTATCTCCTGCATGCCCGCCGCACGCCCTATCCGCTGCTCGATCCGAAAATGTTCCGTTACCCGATGTTCCGGGCGGCGATCCTCGGCGCCTCGAATTTCCGCATGGGGCTCGGCGCCCTGCCCTTTCTGATGCCGCTGATGCTCCAGCTCGGCTTCGGCCTGACGCCGCTGCAATCGGGCTCAGTCACCTTCGTCAGCGCGCTCGGCTCCATGGGGTCGAAATTTGCCGCCTCGCGCACCTTCAATGCCTTCGGCTTCCGTACCGTCATATCGATCACCACCTTGCTGGCGGCAATCTGCCTCGGCATCAACGGCTTCTTCACCGCTGAAACGCCGCTGCCGCTGATCATGGCCTGCCTGCTGATCGGCGGCCTTTTCCGCTCAATGGCCTTTTCGGGCGTCAACGCCATGGCCTTCGGCGATGTCGATGATGCCGACAGCAGCCAGGCGACCGCGATCAACGCCGTTGCCCAGCGTATCTCCATGGCGATGGGCGTGGCGATCGCCGGCGGCATCCTCGAAATTTCGAGCAGCTTTCACGGAGGCAGGCTGCTGGTCTCGGATTTTCACACCGCCTTCTTCAGCGTCTCGGCGATTTCGGCGCTCGCCTGCATCACCTTCCTGCGCCTGCCGCGCGATGCCGGCGCCGAATTGACCACGCGCCGCCGCAAACGCCACCAGCCCGAGCCCGAAGAGGCGATCGCGGAAAACAGCTGA